The Pleurodeles waltl isolate 20211129_DDA chromosome 7, aPleWal1.hap1.20221129, whole genome shotgun sequence genome contains the following window.
GTCTGACGGATGCTTGGTGGAATGGACACCCCGAAGAGAGGGACTATTCCTTCAACTCTTCAGGTCCACTTCACTTACTCGCACACTATGTCCTGGTTACATCTTCAGTGCTCCAAGCTCTGGAACTCTTATCCATGTCTGATAGCTCTTTATCCGATCATGCACACTTCGCTTTCACGTGGAGTTATAGTCTAGCCCACAGAAAGGGCCCCCTGCTCCTGAGAGATCCAGTCAACAGGCAAATCATACGCACAGCAATCACAAATTACTTCACAAACACTACTCAGAACGCCTCTCTGCACACACTAAGTGATGCCACCGTGATGGCACCTCAACCCCCCGCTCCTGAGAGGTCCAATCAACAGGCAAACCATACACACAGCAATCATAGATTACTTCACAAACAACACCTGTCACTTAAAAAATTTAAGAGCTTGAAAAGGTGGATAAAAAAAACCCATTAGAGTCTCCAAATGCAAGCTAGCTGTCCTTGGGGACAACTAAAAACACACAGGGCCAAGCATACAAAGCAAGCACTCCTGGTTATTGACTAGAGGTTCTACGACAATGAAGATAATGATGGCTCCCTCCTAGCCCATAAGATCAGACTATATAGGTCCAAAACATATATTCTACAGATCCAAAGCCTAGATGGCCGCCACACGAAAGGGGAGGCATGGGAAAGGGCAGGGTTTCACATGTTCTACCAAACCCTATATGAGCACAGCCCTGAAAAGTACAAAGAGCTACAAGAGAAGAGGCATGCGACTGACCGTTACTAAACCACGAACACAGGGAGAGTCTGGAAGTCCCTATAAATGAGTTTGACAACAGACTGGCGCTAACCTACTCCAGAATAGAAAAATCACAGTGCCCAGATGATCCATACCCCTCCCCCCTACACTAGTCATTGGCAAGAAGTTAGTCTTTCACCTGCCGACACAACTGGAGCTTCTGTTTAACTGCTTTGCACATAGCATTAGTCTATCCTCTACAATGTGTGAAGAAGATATATCTCTGATCCCCAAACAAGTCAAAGATCCAGCGTCCTGCATGTCATATCCCCCTATGGCACTTCTAAACACAGATGGAAAAAATGTACACTAACGTTTTAGTGATGTGCTTAGACCACCTACTCCCAGGGTTAACTGACCCCGACCAAGTGGGCTTCATTTGCAATAGGCAGGGGGCAGCCAACATCAGGGGACTCGCCCATCTCACTGAGAAGGTATGCAAAAGGAGGGGCCCAGCCCCATTAACCTCCTTGGATGCTGAAAAATAGTTTGACAAAGTCAGCTAGGCCTTTGTGGAAGCAGTTCTAAAAAAGACGAGAAAAAACAGCTGGGCCCTAAATGAAAGATAAAATTACGGCAGCATATGCCTTCCCTACATCGGTCATCCGAGTTGACAGGCAACAACCATCCCCAATTAGACTCACCAGGGGGACTAGCCAGGAATGCCCAATTGGCCCCCATCTGTTTGCCCTAGTGGTTGAGCCACTAGTAATAACTCTAAGATGGAACCGCACCATTGCAGCTATCCCATTTGGGGGCAGAAAGCACAAACTTAGTCTGTTCGCTGACAACATTCTTCCCACCCTTTCCAACTTGCCCAAAATCTGCCAGTATTGATGACTGCCCTAGACCAATTCGAAAACATTTGTGGTTTCAAAATAAACAAAGATAAATTGTGCGTGCTCAACCTCAAGGTCAGCCCACAAGATGTGCCTGCCTTGAAAACACAGGCACCATTCTAATAGTTCTCACTGTCATAGGCCTCCAGATAAGTTCCTGATAATTTGAGCTCCCTTCCGTAAAGAAATAGTGGATGGCTTCAGGAGATGAGATTCATGTACCCGACCCTTGTTGAGTAGACAATATCATTAAAATGAATATCCTACCCTGACTAGTGTATCTCTTCCATTCACTCCCCACACACATTTCCTCTGCGGACATAATCAGCCTGCAAATTATAAAACAAGTTTTTTGTATGGAAAGCAAAATAACTGCTCATATCAAACAAGCTCTTAATGCTTCTCAGGAAGAGAGGGGTCCTAGCCTGTCTAAACCTACTTGAATAATACGGAGAAGCACATCTGCGATTCATCTCGGAGTGTACAGTGTGAGAGAGTGAAAGATCCTGGTTCTATATGGATCGGGCAGTAGTGCCGTCCTCTGTGGTACCTATCATGACTCTCTGTGGAGCATGTTCAAAAACGTGCTTATGCAGCCACAGCTGCAAAAGTGATCCTTGATATGTGTGACCATCTAGCCATCAATAAAGGCCTTACCTCCTTCCCATCTCCAAATATCTCAATTACCTAAAATCCTGACTTCCTCTGGCCCGAGATTCTAGGTCTTTAGCCAACTGGAAGGTTGGTGATTGTCAAAATCTACAAGATCTATTCCACAGTAGCTCAATCAAACtatttgaacaatgcaaacaggaaCACCATATCCCGGAAAACTCCAGACTTCAACACTGTCAACTTCGAAACTGGGCGCTAACGAACGCCCTGGTGGCTGTTCTCAAAATGACACCCTTCAGGGGCATGATATGCACCTATTCAGGCACAAAAGGGATAATCTCTTATGATCTACAAAGCGGATTAGGTCCGCTGCAAGTCAGTCTTACAGACGACCATAGAGAGCAAGGAATGGAATTGGTACAGGCACAATCTACTCAAACCTTTATGAAGTATCCCCCCCTCCAGCGAGGATCACTCTACAAAATCATGTTCCATCACACCTGCCAATTATCTACATAAATGTTTTCCCACAACCTCAGCTTTTTGCTGTCGGCACCAGCAAGAAAAGGGAATATCTTTCTACAAATGGGACTACACCCTCACACCATCATTCTGGAAGCAAATACTAGGTTACATTCTAGCCACCCCAGGGAAATCCTATTCCGGCATACCCAATCCTGGCTCTCCTGGGTATAATACTCTCCAATATGAAGGGAATGACCAGTGTAGACAAGACAATAACACGACAAACGATAGTGGGGGCTAAACAACTCACCACACTGTTCTGGAAAAAGGAAGAGTCCCCATTGGAGGCTTTCTGGTTCTAAAAATGTGGCAAGTGCTTGCCATGAAAAAGATTACACTGTGCACTAACATATTCCGCCCATAAATTGACAAGCCTATGGCAACCGTTCACAGATTACATGGCAAGGCAAGTATTCTGTTGCTTGAGACCCCAACGGCTCTGAGTTCTACATTGATTGGTGTCAAAGAGGGTATGCCCCCTCAAGATTGTCACTGTGACAAGATGCTTGGGTGAGGGAGGGTTGTCACTAAAGGTCCCTACACTCCCAGAAACAAAAAGACCCTGGAAGAAGAACTCCCATTCCCTGCCCCTTTCAACCCACACCAAACAGCACAGACCAgctccctcctcttcctctctttGCAGCCATTAAAAAATGCTCCATTTGACATCGATTCCTGAAACCCAAACCCCTGCCACAACATGACGAACATGGGGGATTCCCATCTCTCCCTCTGCCTTACATATATAGCCCCCTCCCCACCGCACATCCCCCACAGGTTGTTGTAAACCTTTTTGGTTTTACACCCCCGGTTGGCTGATAACACAAAGCCAGAGATGATGAtatcacttttctttttctgacagcAATTACTTGCAGCACTGTTCTGAAAAGTTAACCACTATCATTTGCCAATGTCTCAAATTAATGAAAATCAACAAACAAACATTTTTATGAAAGAAAGGGaggtattttttaataaatttaaCAGCGTCAGCAACAAAACCCCCAGCCTACAATTATCTGCTGCAGTCTTTAAGGACCTTTCTAAAGACAGGCCCTACAGAAACACTTATTTGCCCAGCAGGTGAGCAAATACATCTGCTTTCCAATACATCctaatgatatatatataaataacagcaCAAACCACTTTCTTCCACATCTTCTCTTGGCGAGAAGGCACTTATCAATCCATCTCTGGTACGGGATGCTGAATATACAcagtaaataaacataaaaatctcAATATAATACCCAAAGTAAACATTTACTCCTCACGTCCTTAGCTGAAGCAGTTAGGTTTTCCAACTAAGCTACTGTCCATCATGGAGCATTGAATATGTGGAATGCCATTCAGGTGGTTTACAAGTGGGGGACCAAATGTCCCGGTTTTGCCAGAATGGTGCCAGTTTTTTCTCATATGACAGAGGCAGTCGACTGAGCACATTGGGAGGCACGTTTACACATTTCAGGGCGGGATTATTTAGCAGCCTTTAGCGGCAAGCAGTTTCATTAACACAGATGATAGTGTATGTGTGTAAAACTCTGCATTGAATTCCACTTAGTACCTCACTGAGTGCTGTCAATTAAGGCATTCGATGCAAAATTGTAGTCCTTATTTTTGTGAACTATCTCAGATATTGTTTTCCTAAACCCAGACACTCTATTTACAGATGAGCAGCAATGCATTTGAAAGACACGCTTCAGTCTTGTGACATCCCTTTTACACAAGATGCAAGCTTGCTTTGCCTCTCAAACATCGTGCACTAAGTGCTAAAACTGCCCCTAACAATAAAGAAGGCAAGCAAACATGTTACAGAATTTCAGACACCACAACAGGAGAACTACTCAAGATAAATTGAAATGTTCTCTTAGGAGTTTAAAGGTTAATGCTCCAAACTAGATACTTGTAACAAAAAAAAGATTAAACTTAGTAAGAGAAAGGAAGGTTTTGGTGTTATATTGAGAGAAAACAAAGACAAGGGTTTATTTCTGGGCTAGAAACCTAACGTACACTCTTCTTCAAAACAACAGATACAATTTTGCCCTTTGATGCTTACCACCCATTAACATTATTAAATGTTTAGCAGTACACCAAAGTAGCATCTACATATCAATCACCATCAGGAAAACACATCAGTGACAGGAACAGCTCTTGTTTTCTCCACTGAAGATATCAATTTAACGAAGCAAGAATGTAAAGTGTCAAATCACGCCTGCTGCACTTCTGTTCGCAACTCTGAGGGTCAGGTCCCACAACGCATTATGCGTATAGTGACTAATTCACTAAGCCAGTCTTTCTAAAGTGCTGCCTAACCGTATCCTCTGGGAGAATGCATGAAATGTATTTTTAAGGGGTCGAAAAGTCAACTGACATAACTTTATACTTTGCGGGATGAACATTAGTTGTTCACTCAGCCCAACTATACTATTGTTTTAAACATGAATAGCTTTATTTGCAAAATCCAAACCCTAAGTCCGAAAAAGCAAAGTACAAAAAAAATCTTACATTACCAGGATAACGCTTAGCACCACCTGTAGTTTCAATACTGAAATGCCAAGTTGAAACAGCATGCCATAGCACAATTTTAGGAACAATTCTTGGAAGATTCACTGTAATCGGTTTATAACAAGTAATGCATTTTTGAATTCTTACAGGTTTAAATATCCCAACACCAAACTATGAATCTAAAGAAGATACCAAAGGCAGAAAATGAGCCAGCTGGACGCAGCCAAGTCAGGATTTTTACTCTGCATCGGCATTTGTGTTTTCATCTTCTCTGTAATGTACATGAAGTATTCTGTTTCCAAGGACCCAAGTGAACAGAAGTTTGTCCCGGAATTGGTAGAATGCGGCTTTTATCCAGATGAACTTTGCTCAGCTCTTTTTGAAGGGAAATCCGCTGCTCCTGGGATTGCAAATTATTGCCAAGAAGCATTAGCCCCACTGTCCATTAAAGGGCCCTCTTCCCTGCAGAATTCGGTAAACTGCTCCAAATTCATCAACGAACAGCATTTCATTACAAGTCCACTGTCTGACGAGGAAGCAAATTTTCCCCTGGCATACATTATCACTATACACAAAGAGTTGCACATGTTTGTCAAGCTCATCAGAGCCATTTATGCACCTCAGAACGTATACTGCGTACATGTGGACGAGAAATCTCCCAGTACCTACAAAAACAGTGTACAGAACCTGGTCGGGTGCTTcagaaatattttcttggcatcaaaGAGAGAGAATGTGGTGTACGCTGGATTTTCCAGGTTGCAGGCAGACATCAACTGCATGAAAGACCTTTTGGACTCTCAACGTAAATGGTTCTATGTAATCAATCTCTGTGGGCAGGACTACCCACTCAAAACCAACAGGGAAATTATTGCATACCTCAAAAGTAAGTGGAAGGGAAGAAACGTAACTCCAGGAGTAGTTCAACCAGAACACATGAAACACAGGACACTAGTTAGTTACAAGGAGTTTGTCAATGTAGGAGTTTCTTATGTTTATCCAACGTCAAAGAAGAAAAATCCACCTCCACACAATATCACTTTGTACTTTGGAACTGCATACTACATGTTGACAAGGGAATTTGTTAATTTTATACTGACAGATCAGCGTGCTACAGATTTACTAGAATGGTCAAAGGACACATACAGTCCAGATGAACACTACTGGATCACACTGAATCGTTTGCCAGGTAAGGaaaggaaaatatgcatgtgtgaCGTATCCTGTCAGCTGTTCAAGTTATGATAAAGCACATTATTTTATCGATTGTGAGTTGCAATTCAGGGCTTTAAGCAAGGCCATACAAAAGAGACGGCTCTTGAAGTAGAGTGAGATGATCTGCTTCTGAACATGCACCCCAGTAATGTAGCatacacatcatcatcatcacctgctgttTTTGATCCATCAAACTAACTGCTGCAGCAGTCAGATTCAAGCAAATTCATCTCACACTTTGTGATTTAGTGGTTTAAATCACGCCTGCACTACAGGCATCAATTAAATTGGGCCCTTTCTTTTCCCCTGATTCATGCCTGAAAGTCAGTACACGGGAGAGGACTTTCTTGGTTCCCACTGATGTTGGTAACATGGGCATATTACTGTTCTCTATCACAAAGGTACAGAGATTTGTGAATTATGCATATGAATTTGCCTTTGTAATTTCCCTATGTCTTCATCCTATCCCTGACTCCATTGCTGCACCGTCTCAGTTATATAAAAATCTAGATGTGCGAGAGCTGGCTTAAGCTTATTGTATCATTAACTGAGGGTAGACTCACTGGAGCTTCCAGCTATTCTGACAACAGTTAGACAGTTCTGTTTACCCCTCGTTCTGGTTCACCAACGAAATTAGATTTGTGGTCTCAGCCCTAGGTCCAGCAGTTGTGCTATAGTCATCTAGGAATTAGTATCACTGCCTCCACGCTCTCACAAAACCACCTTCCAAATTTAGTGCATATGGAAAAAAGTACTTTCTTTGCGACCCAACAAAAATACCACAGAATGCTGAAGGAGGATAGTAATGGGACAAAACTATTACATGCACATCAGGTGCGGGGGCACCAGGGCTCATTGACATGAATGGTCCACAGCAAACCAAACTACCTAACTAGAGAACAATGGGCCTATTTTGCCTGCCCTTGGGTTCAATACACCCTTGCTAGGCCACTTTCCTGTCACTTGAAAAGGAGTCTGTTCATGTCATGCTTATTTTCCAAGTAGAAAAAGACCCTTAACTTTATTACACAAAAGGTGGAAAACACGCACAAACTAGAGGAGGTGTAGTGTTTCAAAGTCTTTACTATAGATAATTTCTAAAATATAAAATAGAAATATGATGTATATACTGTCTCGCACACAAGTAAAGCATGCATAACTTTTAGAGTAATTAAGAGTATTAAAATAATAGAACTTCCAAGCACCTAAAACAGTCCCAGGGAcacaaattagctgcactgcatACCGCATTTGGCAGTTCCGTAACAATGATAAGTGGAAATGTCTTGTAACACAATTTGCTGTGGTTCACTCCAGGACACACCTATTTGGTTTTGAAATAGCTGTGCatcaagaaacaacaaatacagtaAACGGATGAAAAGATGCAGGATTTCAGCCAAAATACAGAGAGTGCAAAGATTTCAGCGAGATTTGATTACAACAATAGATTAATCTGCTGGAAAAGCAGGCTAGATGAGGTCGGTGCTTCGGGTTTAGGGCAGTAATACAGACCATACACTAGTCAAGTATAGAAGGAAAAAAAGGCAGAGGGATCACAGAAGGGGTCCCTTTGCGAACAGTTCACTGTGAGGAATGAAGAGTGGTTCCACGGCTCTCCTTTGTGGGAATAAGTGAAGAGAGGAAGCCTGAGAAAGGTTCGATGGcgtcttccttttaaaaaaaaaaaaaaaaaaaaaaaagagaggaagcGAGCAGCGGAGTAGATGATGAAAGAGAAAAGACCAAAGGTGCCAAACTCTTGCACAGCCCCTCACATCACCAATATAGGGCTATGAATGCTAGCGGCACACATTGAAAGCTGCAGATCAACAAGAAATGCCAATGTATTTCCATGCCCATGCACCCACCTTTCCAATCCATAGTCCATTCTGTGTGCATCCATTTCACGGAGAATCCATAAAACATTTACCATCCAGCACTATGAACACTTGTGCACCAGTCTCTTGCGATAGCCGTATTAACCCAACACCAATCATCTCGCATCACTGGCAAAAATGCAAGACTTCAGAAGACAAACTGTGAAATTCTCTCTCTTCTTCCAGGAGCCCTTAATCAAATAAGATTGCAGATACGGCCGCCACTGGTAATATGGCCCCGTACATTGACTTATAAACGAAGGTGGCTTTATATGAACTAGAAATAATTATCGCCACACCTAAGCATCCAAAATCTGTCTGTTATGTTAATAGGCATTCGAGGTTCtccaaaaatagagcattaatgtTGGTTAAAATATTTACAATGGTATGTCGTGTGACAACCATAATTCCTCACAGAAAATGTAAGATTAATAATTTTACTTATTAAgcttaatgcacagtttgcaaagTTTAAACTATAGGTCTAAACCATGGGCCATGTATATCCAGATTTCGCTCGAACTGGTTCTGAGATTTAAAGATACATGATCCTTGCCCCATAAATGACTTTTCCATAAGATTAATGAATCCTACCATGTGAATTGAGGCAACATGCTTTTTCCAGCACACACCAATACAAAACAGTTTTGACCGATGGATTAAAACTGCTAATACTTGACCCCTCTCACAAGTGTGTCCTTTCCTAGATGCTCCAGGTGCGACTCCAGATGCTCAGTGGGAAGGAAATATACGAGCTATAAAATGGAAGGAGCACGAAGGTACTGGGCATGATGGCTGCAAAGGTAACTGCTTtactgaaaatatatatttgttaatgttgtgttttaaaTTGATTTATTAAGCACATTATCACCTTGAAAATCATTACAAGATGGCAGCTGTGCATGCATACGCATGCATGTATTGCAGACCACTTGTAATGCTTTTTCAAGAAcataagagaagaaaatccctcaaAAGATGTTCACTGTGTATGCTCACAGATACGGTACGCCATGTTGTAATAGTTTGGCTAGGCCAGTGCTTAAGAAGCTTACAAAGCAATTCAATAAGTACTGGTGAAAGCAAAGGAATGTGCAATGGCAGCATCCAGGAGTGAGAGGAGGAGTGGCAGCTGGGGTTATATGCAGCCTTAGGGCCTGAGGAGTACAGAGACAGTTGGGCAGGAAATAGGGGGGAGAATGTATTGGCCGCAGCAAAGAGTTCATCACTGAGGGACTACTTAAAGCTTCATGTAATCTTATGGAAAATGCCATGTCATTAAGTACAGTATACCCATCCAAAGGCAACTGCTAAAGAGATACCAACAACCAAAAGTTGAAAGGATCTAACAAAAATCTCACTGTCTGTATTCATATTATTTATGTTCTTGTGTATCGATAACATGAAATCTCTGCCTATTAGCTGCAGTTACCTTAAATGGGGTGAGGAGAAGTcggactggggtgggggggggttgtgggtgtgtgtgtgtgtgttggggggggggggggggttgtttggtTATAAACATTAAGTTTATTTTAACACTCTCTTTACCTTTAGGCCAATGGAAATATGCTGCCATGACTCAAAAATGGGAAATGTAAGGTTGGGAAGTAGGCATTCATGCACTAACTATTCTGAATGGACACATCAACTCCACTGTACAAATCATTTTGCTGTTCTCCATTAGCCCTCTCCATATGAGTCTCGAAACTGCGGTTAATACTAACTAGATAGAAATACGCTATTATACATATAAAGATTGActcatagttaaaaaaaatattactctCCTAACACTAGGGAAGCTGAGCATGGGTGATCTTTCACCCTGGAAGTTGTGTGTCAACTGACATTAGCAATAAGAGCCTTTTGGAATTATAAATGGGTGTTCTGGTTGGCCACGACCCCATAAAAGTTTGATTGTATTCATGCAGTATATAGATATAGAGGCAGATAGCATATGGTCATTCTGATTATTCATGTACATGAAAATTAAAGGTTGCAGACTTCTTTGGGAGTCTCTTTAAAGGTGCATGGAAACATGTaaattcatttttaggttgagagcgcaagcgctttgacctgttgtaagtattgtggcttttaaccacgcctactgcacgcccatcactttcacttgttcatgggcttgcctttcaaaaatcctgtgttatcattggtaaatgatttaacattagtccctccttggggcagttttgttactgccttgcagactgcccctgttacatggataattgcacatctgactgtgaacaaacttctttttctttttgtgtctctccttcatgctcacggaggccatggcgctttgaatcggctcgcttatgtcaactgttttacttttcaatttaagtgtcaagaaaagtccaattaggaatttataaGCTTATAGATCTAACTCGGgcaaatgcaagaccaattgcattgcaaatgcttgttattctttgaGAGACTCAATGTTCATTGcaacttataaatatttttttttattttacagactaggtggtaaAGTCAGGAAATTGCCTTTCCGAAGAAGTGATATAGATAAAATCAATATCAAAACTAATAAAAGGCATGTgggtgactaaaaaaaaaaaaaaaaaaaaaaaaaaaagcacgggACATGAAGATCAAAGACAACCTAGCGTCTATGGTGGCTAAGCAGAAAGGATAGACAGACTAGGTGGACGACCTTATGCGCCATCTCTTTTAATGTATTCATGTAATTTCAGGACTTTTTCAGAAACTTTACAACCTTAGCACTATGTGAGCTACAGCTCAGTCAATGAATAGTTAAATGTAAATATAACTCAGACATTTTCCTACTGATTGCTCTGCTCCGTGCTGAGGAGATTAGAGATGCAAAGCAAAAACAATGCATGAAAGAAAAACATTGCTGAAAAACACAAAGCTAGACTATGATGGGTTATACCGAATATTCTAAACTAAGTCAATGAAACAAGTTGACTGATGCTCATATCTCACTCTGCTTATCCCTCAACCGATAAAGAATAATAGATACTTCAAGTAAACAAAACTCAAAAGCCATTTTTTGAGTAGGTGTACTTGTGTACTTGTGTCGGGCACATGCTGCATGCTCATAACTAAGAACCGGTTTGATTTCCAGGGCTCAGAGAGAGGCATAACACTTCAGGTGCAAAGCGTCAATCTTCCCTTCTATTTGCTGTCTCTTGCTGTTCACTTGCCTTACTAAGAGGTTCGTGCTTCTGCCGCCATCGGAAGGGGGActatatttttctctttactccataGGGCTGTCTAGGTGCCCAATTGTACCTCATGAAGAATTATCACCATGGTGGGACCTCCGATTTGGCATTTCCTTTGCACAGCACCAACAAGTCTATTAAAGTAATGATAAACTATCCCTTTTCATCAACCTTTGTGTATTAGAAACAAACAAATAGCTGAAAAACACTTGCACAGTCCTGCCGCATCAATCACCGGCCAGACGCCAACACTTCAAGACGCCTAACGAGGTCTTGCTCACAACTAAAGGAAACAACATCAATGGTGTACTTTTACGTCCTGACGTGCACGTCTCGAAATAGACATAGAAAACATATACCACAGGGTTGCCGAACACACTTTCAATTATCTGTGCCAACAGTGCAAAACAATTTACATAcatatattcaaaataattatatttgaaaaaaataaattaatagcaCACAAAATACCAATATCTCTCCACTATATCAGCAAACTAAAACAAATCAcatcaaaaatgtttttgaaagctCCAGCGGAATATCACGAAAAAGGCTATCTTTATCTATGGACCGGGGTAAATAAAATACTCCGTCTGGGATTATCACCTCACATGTAGCAACATAATAAATCTCCAAATTTGCAATG
Protein-coding sequences here:
- the LOC138303985 gene encoding beta-1,3-galactosyl-O-glycosyl-glycoprotein beta-1,6-N-acetylglucosaminyltransferase 7-like, giving the protein MSQLDAAKSGFLLCIGICVFIFSVMYMKYSVSKDPSEQKFVPELVECGFYPDELCSALFEGKSAAPGIANYCQEALAPLSIKGPSSLQNSVNCSKFINEQHFITSPLSDEEANFPLAYIITIHKELHMFVKLIRAIYAPQNVYCVHVDEKSPSTYKNSVQNLVGCFRNIFLASKRENVVYAGFSRLQADINCMKDLLDSQRKWFYVINLCGQDYPLKTNREIIAYLKSKWKGRNVTPGVVQPEHMKHRTLVSYKEFVNVGVSYVYPTSKKKNPPPHNITLYFGTAYYMLTREFVNFILTDQRATDLLEWSKDTYSPDEHYWITLNRLPDAPGATPDAQWEGNIRAIKWKEHEGTGHDGCKGHYVRDICIYGLGDLKWIIETPHIFANKFEPIKYPLVTECLERRFRLKVLQQTEVPVQPHWHQTKHSHFNMKLDAGRGW